A single Fusobacterium sp. JB019 DNA region contains:
- the feoB gene encoding ferrous iron transport protein B — protein sequence MSIKIALAGNPNSGKTTMFNNLTGSNQYVGNWPGVTVEKKEGKLKGHQDVIIQDLPGIYSLSPYTLEEVVARNYLINEKPDVIINIIDGTNIERNLYLTTQLIELGIPVIVALNMIDVVRKNGDKINLKELGKALGCEIVETSALKGIGAKEAAEKAIKLAKSESIYELPHVFEGSVEHAIGHIEELIEKKVDKGSIRWFALKLFERDEKIIEMLNLDVETVAHIKEHILSCENELDDDTESIITNQRYSYIAKVVNKSVKKKNTSNLKFSDKIDSIVTNRLMALPIFALIMFGVYYLSVTTIGTMATDYTNDVIFGDLIPPAVTSFLEGMKVAPWLVSLVVDGIIGGVGAVLGFVPQMIVLFLILSCLEDCGYMARVAFIMDRIFRKFGLSGKSFIPMLIGSGCSVPGIMASRTIEQDRDRKMTIMTTSFIPCGAKLPIIALIAGALFKGAWWVAPSAYFIGVAAVIISGIILKKSKMFAGNPAPFVMELPSYHMPTLNNVLRSTGERGWSFIKRAGTVILASAIVLWFLQGFGYVDGSIAMVENNNHSFLAAIGIFIAPIFKPLGFGTWQATVGTFTGLIAKENVVGTLGVLYGFAEVAEDGTEYWQNFAKDFTVISAYSFMIFNLLCAPCFAAIGAIKREMNNSKWTWFAISYLTIFAYVISLIVYQIGLFITGNGFTILTGVAVILLFGLIYLLVNKPVEKKEGVCVKSYSF from the coding sequence AGGGAAGTTGAAAGGACATCAGGATGTTATTATTCAAGATTTGCCAGGAATATATTCTCTATCTCCTTATACTTTAGAAGAAGTTGTAGCGAGAAATTATCTAATTAATGAAAAACCAGATGTAATAATTAATATTATTGATGGAACAAATATTGAAAGGAATTTATACTTAACAACTCAGCTTATTGAGTTAGGAATACCAGTTATAGTTGCTTTAAATATGATAGATGTTGTTCGTAAAAATGGAGATAAAATTAATTTAAAAGAATTGGGAAAAGCTTTAGGGTGTGAGATAGTTGAAACTTCTGCTTTAAAAGGAATAGGAGCAAAAGAAGCAGCAGAAAAAGCGATTAAACTTGCAAAAAGCGAGTCTATTTATGAATTGCCTCATGTTTTTGAAGGAAGTGTAGAACATGCCATAGGACACATTGAAGAGTTAATTGAGAAAAAGGTTGATAAAGGAAGTATTCGTTGGTTTGCTTTAAAACTTTTTGAGCGTGATGAAAAAATTATAGAAATGTTAAATCTTGATGTAGAAACAGTAGCTCATATAAAAGAACATATTCTTTCATGTGAAAATGAACTTGATGATGATACTGAAAGTATTATAACAAATCAAAGATATTCTTATATTGCAAAAGTGGTAAATAAAAGTGTGAAAAAAAAGAATACATCGAATTTGAAATTTTCAGATAAAATAGACTCTATTGTAACAAATAGATTAATGGCATTACCTATTTTTGCGTTAATTATGTTTGGAGTGTATTATTTATCAGTCACTACAATAGGAACAATGGCTACAGATTATACAAATGATGTTATATTTGGAGATTTGATTCCTCCTGCTGTAACAAGTTTTTTAGAAGGAATGAAAGTGGCTCCATGGTTAGTAAGTTTAGTTGTAGATGGAATAATAGGAGGAGTAGGAGCAGTCCTTGGCTTTGTTCCTCAAATGATAGTTTTATTTTTAATTCTTTCTTGTTTAGAAGATTGTGGTTATATGGCAAGAGTGGCCTTTATAATGGATAGAATTTTTAGAAAGTTTGGACTTTCAGGAAAATCATTTATCCCAATGTTAATAGGATCAGGTTGTTCAGTTCCAGGGATTATGGCGTCACGTACAATAGAGCAAGATAGAGATAGGAAGATGACTATAATGACAACATCTTTTATTCCTTGCGGAGCAAAACTTCCTATAATCGCATTAATAGCAGGAGCCTTATTTAAAGGTGCATGGTGGGTAGCTCCTTCAGCTTATTTTATAGGAGTTGCAGCTGTAATAATTTCAGGGATCATATTAAAAAAATCAAAAATGTTTGCAGGAAATCCAGCTCCATTTGTTATGGAATTACCGTCATATCATATGCCAACATTAAATAATGTTTTACGTAGTACAGGAGAACGTGGCTGGTCATTTATCAAACGTGCAGGAACAGTTATATTAGCATCAGCTATTGTATTGTGGTTTTTACAAGGGTTTGGATATGTTGATGGCTCAATAGCTATGGTTGAAAATAATAATCACAGTTTTTTAGCAGCTATAGGGATTTTTATTGCACCTATATTTAAACCTCTAGGTTTTGGAACTTGGCAAGCAACAGTAGGAACTTTTACAGGTTTGATAGCTAAAGAAAATGTTGTAGGGACTTTAGGGGTACTTTATGGTTTTGCTGAAGTTGCAGAAGATGGAACAGAATATTGGCAAAATTTTGCAAAAGATTTTACAGTAATATCAGCTTATTCGTTTATGATATTTAATTTACTTTGTGCTCCTTGCTTTGCAGCTATAGGAGCTATAAAAAGAGAGATGAATAATTCTAAGTGGACTTGGTTTGCAATCTCTTATTTAACAATATTTGCATATGTAATATCTTTAATTGTTTATCAAATAGGATTATTTATAACAGGAAACGGATTTACTATTTTAACAGGTGTTGCAGTTATATTATTATTTGGATTGATATATTTACTAGTAAATAAACCTGTTGAAAAAAAAGAGGGAGTTTGTGTTAAAAGTTATTCTTTTTAG